DNA from Streptomyces rishiriensis:
TCGGCGCAGAATGAGCTCATCCGATGGCCTCTCCCGATGTTTCACGTGGAACCAGCGGGGCCACATTTCTCCCATGACCGTCCGACCCGTGGTCAAGCGCACCGCACGAGCCGTTCTGCTCGACGGCGACAACCTGATCCTGATCAAGCGCACCAAGCCCGGTGTAGATCCCTACTGGGTCACGCCCGGTGGCGGGGTCGAACCGGACGACGCGACCGTGGTGGACGCCTTGCACCGCGAGGTGCACGAGGAACTCGGCGCCAAGATCACCGACGTGGTGCCCTGCTTCGTCGACACCGTCGAACACATCGGTGACGACGGGGGTGCGACCGGCGTGAAGGTGCAGCACTTCTTCGTCTGCCGTCTGGAGTCCATGGACCCGTCCCAGCGACACGGCCCCGAGATCGAGGAACCCGCCGGCGAGTACGAGATCGTCCGCGTGCCGTTCACCCGGGTCGGGATCGCCTCCGTCCACCTCGTGCCGCTGTCCCTGCGGCACTACCTCGACGGAAACATCGAGGGCGTCCGCGCCATGCACGCGCCCGACCTCGGCTGAGGTCATGAACCCGGCACCGAAACGTCCCGTCCGACGCCCCGGTCAATCTCTGCGCGTGCCGTAGAACGGCATCAGCGCTCGCGGCACACCAATGCGTAGGCGTCCCACAGGTCTCTCCCCACGTAGGAGTGGGTCGCGAGGCCCGCCAGATGGTGATCCGAGTTGACGGCCACGGATACCGGCACGACGCCGAACAGATCCTTGTCGGAGAGCGAATCGCCGTAAGCGACGCAGTCGTCCCGTGTCACTCCGAACTCCGCGCAGAGCCGGTCGGCGATCAAAACCTTGGCCGCGGCGCTGAGCACTCCCGCCGGGTCCACGCGCTCGGTGAAAGGGACCGCCGGGAAACGGGACCCGTACGCCGCGTGAGCGCCCCAACCGGTGAGTCTTTCCACGAAGAAGGAAGGCGAGAGCGACACGACCGCGCAGTACTCCCCCCTGCGCCTTATCTCGGCCCAGACATCACGAATGCGTGCCAGCCACGGCGCTCCGTCGAACGCCGCCGTCACATGCTCCTCGGTGAGCTGCGTCCAGAGGTCGTAGACCTGCGTCGCGTACTCCGGCGGCCCGATCAGCCCCGCCGAGATGGAACGCTCCAGCAGCACCGTCTCTGCCTCCCGGCCGAGTTGGCGGGAGATCTCCAACGGAGCGGATGTCCCGTGCAGCAGCGTGCCGTCGAGGTCGAACAGGTGAAGTCGCGCCATGGCCCGAGGCTAACGGGCGGTCCCGGCCCGACCGTGACGGCGGTTCTCCCGAGCTGCCGTTCGCCCTGTTTCACGTGAAACAGTCACGCGCCGTCGGCTCGAGGACGTGGGTGATGGGCCATGCATGGCCAAAAGCACATACCTCCCCGGGGAAACCGGTGGACGCCGACGGTACGGGTCGGACAGCCTGAACCGCGTGCCGACTCCTTCCCTCTCCGCTTTGCCCGTCCGTCGTCTGACGCACCGCGATCTCACCGCATGCGCCGACCTGTCCGAGGATCGGGGGTGGCCGCGCGAGGAGCACAAGTGGGGCCTGCTCCTGTCGGCCGGGAGGGGTTACGGCATCGACGATCCCGACGGCGGACTCGTCACTGCCTGCGTCGTCACCGAGTACGGTCCGCACGGGCGCCCCACCCTCGGTGCCATCGGCATGGTGCTGGTGGCCGAACGCCACGCCCGGCAGGGCATCGGTCGGCGGCTGATGCGGCACGTCGTCTCCCTGATGGGCACCACCCCGCTGACTCTGCACGCCACGCCGAACGGCCGTCCGCTCTACGAGGAGCTGGGATTCAAGACCACAGGCCGGGCGGAAATGGTGCGTGGCCGTCTCACACCGGACGCAACGACGTCGGGCGTTGTCACCCGCGCGGCCACGGCCGAGGACCTCATCGCGATCATCCGTCTCGACGAGGAAGTCTTCGGCACCGATCGGACGCACGTGATCACCCGCCTGCCCGCCTTCGCCGACCAGTTGCGGGTCGCCGAGGACGCCGGCCGGATCATCGGTTACGCGGCCGCATGGCCCAACATGGAGACCCAGGTAGTGGGCCCGCTGATCGCCAGGGACACGGAGACCGCGAAGGTCCTGCTGACCTCTCTCGCCGCCCGCACCGACCGACCGCTGCGCACCGACATCGACGTACGGCACGAGGAACTGCTGGCCTGGGTGAAGGCACGGGGCCTGGAGTCCGTCGCCTTCAACGCCGTGATGACCCACGGGATCACGGCGTTGCCGGGGGACTGGCGC
Protein-coding regions in this window:
- a CDS encoding GNAT family N-acetyltransferase, producing MPTPSLSALPVRRLTHRDLTACADLSEDRGWPREEHKWGLLLSAGRGYGIDDPDGGLVTACVVTEYGPHGRPTLGAIGMVLVAERHARQGIGRRLMRHVVSLMGTTPLTLHATPNGRPLYEELGFKTTGRAEMVRGRLTPDATTSGVVTRAATAEDLIAIIRLDEEVFGTDRTHVITRLPAFADQLRVAEDAGRIIGYAAAWPNMETQVVGPLIARDTETAKVLLTSLAARTDRPLRTDIDVRHEELLAWVKARGLESVAFNAVMTHGITALPGDWRRRFAPLTVAAG
- a CDS encoding NUDIX domain-containing protein is translated as MTVRPVVKRTARAVLLDGDNLILIKRTKPGVDPYWVTPGGGVEPDDATVVDALHREVHEELGAKITDVVPCFVDTVEHIGDDGGATGVKVQHFFVCRLESMDPSQRHGPEIEEPAGEYEIVRVPFTRVGIASVHLVPLSLRHYLDGNIEGVRAMHAPDLG
- a CDS encoding HAD family hydrolase encodes the protein MARLHLFDLDGTLLHGTSAPLEISRQLGREAETVLLERSISAGLIGPPEYATQVYDLWTQLTEEHVTAAFDGAPWLARIRDVWAEIRRRGEYCAVVSLSPSFFVERLTGWGAHAAYGSRFPAVPFTERVDPAGVLSAAAKVLIADRLCAEFGVTRDDCVAYGDSLSDKDLFGVVPVSVAVNSDHHLAGLATHSYVGRDLWDAYALVCRER